In Chryseobacterium oranimense, a single window of DNA contains:
- the efp gene encoding elongation factor P: protein MATSNDIRKGLCIEYSNDIFKVIEFLHVKPGKGPAFVRTKLKSVTNGKVIDNTFSAGHKIDEVKVITRKFQYLYDDENGFHFMNNDDFSQLYLNKEMIENSQFMKAGEEVTIILKEADETPLSAELPQSVYLEVVEADPGVKGNTATNALKNAIVETGARVMVPLFIEPGDKIKVSTEDGSYLERVK, encoded by the coding sequence ATGGCAACAAGTAACGATATCAGAAAGGGACTTTGCATTGAGTACAGTAACGATATTTTTAAAGTAATAGAGTTTCTTCACGTAAAACCTGGAAAAGGACCAGCTTTCGTAAGAACAAAATTAAAATCTGTAACCAACGGGAAAGTAATTGATAACACTTTCTCTGCAGGACACAAAATAGACGAAGTAAAAGTAATCACCAGAAAATTCCAGTATCTTTACGATGATGAGAATGGCTTCCACTTCATGAACAATGATGATTTCTCTCAATTATATCTGAATAAAGAAATGATTGAAAACTCACAATTCATGAAAGCAGGAGAAGAAGTAACGATTATTTTGAAAGAAGCTGATGAAACTCCGCTTTCTGCTGAACTTCCTCAGTCTGTGTACCTGGAAGTAGTTGAAGCTGATCCGGGAGTAAAAGGAAATACAGCGACCAATGCTCTTAAAAACGCAATCGTTGAAACCGGAGCCAGAGTAATGGTTCCTCTATTCATCGAGCCGGGAGACAAAATTAAAGTAAGTACAGAAGACGGCAGCTACTTAGAAAGAGTAAAATAA
- a CDS encoding LpxD N-terminal domain-containing protein, whose translation MRFHSPQKLKTIADLIGSEFVGPEDFEVLGTNEIHMVKPGDIVFVNHPKYYDKALNSAATIILIDKKVECPEGKALLVSDDPFRDFNKINTHFTRIYNFTEELHDVEIGEGTKIHRTAVIGNNVVIGKNTLIFPNVVIGDRTVIGDNVVIQSNTVLGGDAFYYRKLNGNFDRLISVGNVVIENNVEIGNGCTIDRGVTDSTVIGEGSVLDNQIQIGHDTVIGKKCLIASQVGIAGCCVIGDEVTLWGQVGIASGNTIEAGSVILGKTGVNRDLKKGTYIGMFAEDFKGYLKKEVKLRNLK comes from the coding sequence ATGAGATTCCACTCTCCACAAAAGCTCAAAACTATTGCCGATTTAATAGGCTCAGAATTTGTAGGTCCCGAAGACTTTGAAGTATTGGGAACCAACGAAATCCATATGGTAAAACCGGGAGACATTGTTTTCGTGAATCACCCGAAATATTATGATAAAGCATTAAATTCCGCGGCTACGATTATTCTGATCGACAAAAAGGTAGAATGTCCGGAAGGGAAAGCGCTTCTGGTTTCCGATGACCCGTTCAGGGATTTCAATAAAATCAATACCCACTTTACAAGAATATATAATTTCACTGAGGAACTTCACGACGTAGAAATCGGAGAGGGAACCAAAATTCATCGTACGGCTGTTATCGGAAATAATGTTGTCATCGGAAAAAATACCTTAATTTTTCCAAACGTCGTTATTGGAGACAGAACGGTTATTGGTGATAATGTTGTCATCCAGTCAAACACGGTCTTGGGAGGCGATGCGTTTTATTACAGAAAGCTGAATGGAAATTTTGACCGTCTTATTTCCGTTGGTAATGTGGTCATCGAAAATAATGTAGAAATTGGAAATGGCTGCACGATCGACAGAGGTGTTACGGATTCTACAGTAATAGGGGAAGGTTCTGTTTTGGATAACCAGATTCAGATCGGGCATGACACTGTTATCGGAAAGAAATGTCTGATTGCATCACAGGTGGGAATTGCAGGCTGCTGTGTCATAGGAGATGAAGTAACCCTTTGGGGGCAGGTTGGCATTGCCTCAGGCAATACAATTGAGGCTGGATCTGTCATTCTGGGTAAAACGGGAGTAAACAGAGATCTTAAAAAAGGAACCTATATTGGGATGTTTGCAGAAGATTTCAAAGGCTATTTGAAAAAAGAAGTAAAGCTGAGAAATCTCAAATAA
- the sucD gene encoding succinate--CoA ligase subunit alpha, with translation MSILVNKDSKVIVQGFTGNEGTFHAGQMIEYGTNVVGGVTPGKGGSEHLGKPVFNTVADAVQKAGANVSIIFVPPAFAADAIMEAAEAGIKVIVCITEGIPVADMVKVKSYIADRDCRLIGPNCPGIITSEEAKIGIMPGFVFKKGKVGIVSKSGTLTYEAADQVVKAGYGVSTAIGIGGDPIIGTTTREALELFINDPETEAVVMIGEIGGGLEAEAARWYKASGSTKPVVGFIAGQTAPKGRTMGHAGAIVGGDEDTAQAKMQIMRDNGINVVDSPADIGATVAKILG, from the coding sequence ATGTCAATTTTAGTAAACAAAGATTCTAAAGTAATTGTACAAGGATTTACAGGGAACGAAGGTACTTTCCACGCGGGCCAGATGATTGAATACGGAACTAACGTAGTAGGAGGGGTTACTCCGGGAAAAGGAGGATCTGAGCACTTAGGAAAGCCTGTATTTAATACAGTAGCTGATGCCGTTCAAAAAGCTGGAGCTAACGTAAGTATCATTTTCGTACCACCTGCATTCGCTGCTGACGCGATTATGGAAGCTGCTGAAGCGGGTATCAAAGTTATCGTATGTATTACTGAAGGTATTCCTGTAGCGGATATGGTAAAAGTAAAATCTTACATCGCCGACAGAGACTGCAGATTGATCGGTCCTAACTGTCCGGGAATCATTACTTCTGAAGAAGCTAAAATTGGTATTATGCCAGGTTTCGTTTTCAAAAAAGGTAAAGTAGGTATCGTTTCAAAATCAGGTACACTTACTTACGAAGCTGCTGATCAGGTTGTAAAAGCGGGTTACGGTGTTTCTACAGCAATCGGTATCGGTGGTGACCCAATCATTGGAACAACAACAAGAGAAGCTTTGGAATTATTCATCAACGACCCTGAAACTGAAGCAGTAGTAATGATCGGTGAAATTGGTGGTGGATTAGAAGCTGAAGCTGCAAGATGGTACAAAGCAAGCGGGTCTACTAAGCCGGTTGTAGGATTTATCGCCGGACAAACTGCTCCTAAAGGAAGAACTATGGGACACGCCGGTGCTATTGTAGGAGGTGATGAAGATACTGCTCAGGCAAAAATGCAGATCATGAGAGACAACGGTATCAACGTTGTAGATTCTCCTGCAGATATTGGTGCAACTGTTGCAAAAATTCTAGGATAA
- a CDS encoding porin family protein yields MKKLLLTSALALSTLSFAQIDFANTRFGVTAGGNYSRVRNAHNPSGPRYAFQGGVLALIPVGKANQFFLQPEVVYYGAGETGKDKDAKGKDGYDAVYGNNYLSVPIYFKAYFSEAESEFFGMVGPRFNFLMSQNVKNAPIGRPYYDPDVTDPLYPSVSGKASSFNFALGLGVGYSYKRQLELALKYDLGLSDTYPDLAKEKGGTDKRKSEQVVSLSLSYIFK; encoded by the coding sequence ATGAAAAAACTTTTATTAACCTCAGCATTGGCCCTTTCAACTCTGTCTTTTGCCCAGATCGACTTTGCAAATACAAGATTTGGTGTCACGGCAGGAGGTAACTATTCCAGAGTAAGAAATGCCCATAACCCTTCCGGTCCGAGATATGCATTTCAGGGCGGAGTTTTGGCCCTGATTCCTGTCGGGAAGGCAAACCAGTTCTTTTTACAGCCGGAAGTCGTTTATTACGGTGCCGGAGAAACCGGAAAGGACAAAGATGCCAAAGGAAAAGATGGTTATGATGCAGTATATGGTAACAATTATCTGAGCGTACCTATCTATTTTAAAGCATATTTTTCTGAAGCAGAATCAGAATTCTTTGGAATGGTAGGACCAAGATTTAACTTTCTGATGAGTCAGAATGTTAAAAATGCTCCGATTGGCAGACCATATTACGATCCGGATGTTACCGATCCTTTATATCCGTCTGTAAGTGGAAAAGCTTCAAGCTTTAACTTTGCTTTAGGATTAGGAGTAGGATACAGCTATAAGAGACAGCTGGAATTAGCTCTTAAATATGACCTTGGTCTTTCAGATACTTATCCTGATCTTGCAAAAGAAAAAGGAGGAACTGATAAGAGAAAGTCTGAGCAGGTAGTCAGCCTCAGCTTAAGCTATATCTTTAAATAG
- a CDS encoding ABC transporter permease — protein sequence MNNIFLITKREFLTQVKKKSFIILTLLAPLLVVGFGAVIGLMFKANESHSIIEVVDKSGLFRNQLKSNDKLEYVFVSAADEKAKINNLKDNESMDGILILPELKDQNYNELENSTRLIINAKMGFDTKQKIVSDITDVIKKEKIKQLGIEETQLNSLDKGFTLKTINVSDNSKEDSDLAFGVKSGLSILLMYVTFMFIIIYGVRVMRSVLEEKNNRVVEIIISSVKPFELMMGKILGVTLVALTQFLIWISMSVIGALVLNTGFSSFQKNIPGGNEELANKLDITQIATQVSHSLLELNFPLIIFVFIVFFLLGYIFYSSIYAAIGSAVDNETETQQFTLFAILPLTVGMYGSFSLMNNPDGPLGFWLSIIPFTSPVAMIARIPFGVPAWQIALSIALLLGTTIFMIFLAGKIYRVGILMYGNKATLKEIWKWIKG from the coding sequence ATGAATAATATTTTTTTAATTACAAAAAGGGAATTTCTTACACAGGTGAAGAAAAAATCCTTCATTATATTAACATTACTCGCCCCTCTTTTAGTGGTTGGATTTGGAGCGGTAATCGGACTGATGTTTAAAGCAAACGAATCTCACAGCATCATTGAGGTTGTGGATAAAAGCGGGCTTTTCAGGAATCAGCTGAAGTCCAATGACAAACTTGAGTATGTATTTGTTTCCGCCGCTGATGAAAAAGCAAAGATTAATAATCTTAAAGACAATGAGTCGATGGACGGTATTCTGATCCTTCCCGAACTGAAAGACCAGAATTATAATGAACTTGAAAACAGTACAAGGCTTATTATAAATGCCAAAATGGGCTTTGATACCAAACAAAAGATTGTTTCTGATATTACAGATGTGATCAAAAAGGAAAAGATCAAGCAGCTTGGTATTGAAGAAACTCAGCTCAACAGTCTTGATAAAGGCTTTACCTTAAAAACAATTAATGTTTCTGATAACAGCAAGGAAGATTCTGACCTTGCATTCGGTGTAAAAAGCGGTTTGAGTATCCTTTTAATGTATGTGACTTTCATGTTCATCATTATTTATGGAGTAAGGGTAATGAGAAGTGTTCTTGAGGAGAAAAACAACCGTGTGGTGGAGATCATTATTTCATCAGTCAAGCCTTTTGAGCTGATGATGGGTAAAATATTGGGGGTAACCCTGGTGGCCCTGACCCAATTTCTGATCTGGATTTCAATGTCTGTTATAGGAGCCCTGGTTTTAAATACCGGATTTTCATCTTTCCAGAAAAATATTCCGGGAGGAAATGAAGAACTGGCCAATAAGCTGGATATTACACAGATTGCCACTCAGGTTTCGCATAGTTTATTGGAGCTGAATTTCCCTCTGATCATTTTTGTATTCATTGTATTTTTCCTTTTGGGATATATTTTTTACAGTTCTATTTATGCAGCCATCGGTTCTGCGGTAGATAATGAAACAGAGACCCAGCAGTTCACTTTATTTGCTATTTTACCGCTTACTGTAGGAATGTACGGGAGTTTTTCTTTAATGAACAACCCTGACGGTCCGCTGGGCTTCTGGCTGTCTATTATTCCGTTCACTTCACCGGTTGCCATGATTGCAAGAATACCTTTTGGCGTTCCGGCATGGCAGATTGCCCTGTCTATTGCACTGTTACTGGGAACTACTATTTTCATGATATTCTTAGCAGGTAAGATTTATCGTGTAGGGATTTTGATGTACGGAAATAAAGCTACTTTGAAGGAGATCTGGAAGTGGATAAAGGGGTAG
- a CDS encoding ABC transporter ATP-binding protein — protein sequence MLKAEHIRKTYGAGKKIALDDFSIHVPQGSIYGLLGPNGAGKTSFIRIINQITQADSGEVFINGNKLNPSHIRDIGYMPEERGLYKNMSVGDQILYFGELKGMSKNDALNEAKKWFEKLHIDQWWKKKLSELSKGMAQKIQFVVTVLHRPHLLILDEPFSGFDPVNANLIKDQIIDLKNNGTTIILSTHRMESVEEMCDYVALINNSKKIIDGRVFDVREKFKKNIFGVTLSEVDEVKFENFKTSYDIFNFSNENNLVSFDLKNESGQNDILLDLVNVGKVRSFDEKIPSMNEVFINAVSNHS from the coding sequence ATGCTTAAAGCTGAACATATCAGAAAGACCTATGGTGCCGGAAAGAAAATAGCATTGGATGATTTCAGCATCCATGTTCCTCAAGGCAGTATTTATGGTCTCCTTGGCCCGAACGGGGCCGGGAAAACGTCCTTTATCCGTATTATCAACCAAATTACCCAGGCCGATTCCGGAGAGGTATTTATCAATGGAAACAAGCTTAACCCAAGCCACATCCGGGATATCGGTTATATGCCGGAAGAAAGAGGACTTTATAAAAATATGAGCGTGGGTGATCAGATCCTTTATTTTGGGGAACTGAAAGGGATGAGTAAAAATGATGCTTTAAATGAAGCTAAGAAATGGTTTGAAAAACTTCACATTGATCAGTGGTGGAAAAAGAAACTCTCCGAACTCTCGAAAGGGATGGCCCAGAAAATTCAGTTTGTAGTTACTGTTCTGCACCGTCCGCACCTTCTGATTCTTGATGAGCCTTTTTCAGGTTTTGATCCTGTAAATGCCAATTTAATTAAAGATCAGATCATTGATCTTAAAAATAACGGAACTACGATTATCCTTTCAACACACAGAATGGAAAGCGTTGAGGAAATGTGTGATTATGTAGCCTTGATCAACAATTCTAAAAAAATCATTGATGGAAGGGTTTTTGACGTAAGAGAAAAATTTAAGAAGAATATTTTCGGGGTTACTCTTTCCGAAGTGGATGAAGTTAAATTTGAGAATTTTAAAACCAGCTATGATATTTTTAATTTCTCTAATGAAAACAATCTGGTTTCTTTTGACCTTAAAAATGAAAGCGGACAGAACGATATTCTCCTGGATCTCGTAAATGTAGGAAAAGTAAGATCATTTGATGAAAAAATCCCAAGCATGAACGAAGTGTTTATTAATGCCGTAAGCAATCATTCTTAA
- a CDS encoding T9SS type A sorting domain-containing protein has translation MKKLLLLFIFIGAFVGFSNNMQAQLREPGSLSQKSDDGVLVAYPNPAKDFLLIKAKDSALKIKSVTFYSILGTQVANYSVNMNSGEINIEKLKPGKYLIRYILSDNTQKVTQIVKQ, from the coding sequence ATGAAAAAACTTTTACTTTTATTTATATTTATCGGCGCTTTCGTTGGATTTTCCAACAATATGCAAGCACAGCTAAGAGAGCCGGGTTCCCTTTCACAGAAGTCTGATGACGGGGTATTGGTAGCTTACCCGAATCCTGCAAAGGATTTCCTTCTGATCAAAGCGAAAGATTCTGCTTTAAAGATCAAAAGTGTGACCTTCTATTCAATTTTAGGAACACAGGTAGCTAATTATTCTGTTAACATGAATTCCGGAGAAATCAATATTGAAAAGCTGAAACCCGGAAAATATCTGATTCGCTATATCTTAAGCGATAATACCCAAAAGGTTACTCAAATTGTAAAACAATAA
- the hemB gene encoding porphobilinogen synthase yields MIHSRNRRLRVNESIRSLVRENILTTDDFVMPIFVMEGENQQEAIPSMPGIFRRSIDLTVKECKELFSLGVKSVNLYMKVSEHLKDNTGKEAWNKDGLMQQTIKAIKDAVPGMIVMPDVALDPYSIYGHDGIIENGKIVNDATNDALARMSVSHAEAGADIVAPSDMMDGRVLTIREALEESGFTDVGILSYSAKYASSFYGPFRSALDSAPKDNMEIPKDKKTYQMDFHNSREAMNEVFKDIDEGADIIMIKPGLPYLDIVSKVREAIDLPIAVYNVSGEYAMVKAAAQNGWLDNDKTIIESLTCFKRAGADMIFTYFAKEAAMILNK; encoded by the coding sequence ATGATACATTCAAGAAATAGAAGGCTTAGAGTTAATGAATCTATCAGAAGTTTAGTAAGAGAAAATATCCTTACGACTGATGATTTTGTAATGCCTATCTTCGTAATGGAGGGCGAAAACCAGCAGGAAGCAATCCCGTCGATGCCGGGAATTTTCAGGCGGAGCATAGATCTGACGGTGAAGGAATGTAAGGAGCTTTTTTCCTTAGGAGTAAAATCGGTCAATCTGTACATGAAAGTGTCGGAACATTTGAAAGACAACACCGGAAAAGAAGCCTGGAACAAAGACGGACTGATGCAGCAGACCATCAAAGCGATCAAAGATGCGGTTCCTGGAATGATTGTGATGCCTGATGTAGCTTTGGACCCTTATTCCATCTACGGACACGACGGGATCATCGAAAACGGAAAAATTGTAAATGATGCTACCAATGATGCATTGGCAAGAATGTCCGTATCCCATGCTGAAGCCGGAGCTGACATTGTGGCACCAAGCGATATGATGGATGGAAGGGTTCTTACCATTCGTGAAGCCTTGGAAGAAAGCGGATTTACGGATGTAGGGATTTTGAGCTATTCTGCAAAGTATGCAAGTTCATTCTACGGACCTTTCAGAAGTGCCCTGGACAGTGCCCCGAAGGATAATATGGAAATTCCGAAAGATAAAAAAACTTATCAGATGGACTTCCACAATTCCCGTGAAGCCATGAATGAAGTATTTAAAGATATTGACGAAGGAGCCGATATTATCATGATCAAACCGGGGCTTCCTTATCTTGATATTGTTTCTAAAGTTCGTGAAGCGATTGATCTTCCGATAGCGGTTTATAACGTAAGCGGCGAATATGCGATGGTAAAGGCAGCTGCACAGAATGGCTGGCTGGATAACGATAAAACAATCATTGAAAGCCTTACCTGCTTCAAAAGAGCCGGAGCAGATATGATCTTTACTTATTTTGCGAAAGAAGCAGCAATGATTCTGAACAAATAA
- a CDS encoding bacteriocin, protein MKKLTKKELKNINGGSIRFPDANGNCPAGWYLCPTNVCVNDNGGENPIQPGDRDYFTCFGHN, encoded by the coding sequence ATGAAAAAGTTAACGAAAAAAGAACTGAAGAACATTAACGGGGGAAGCATCAGATTTCCTGATGCCAATGGTAATTGTCCTGCAGGATGGTATCTGTGTCCCACCAATGTATGTGTAAATGATAATGGCGGCGAAAATCCTATTCAACCGGGAGATCGCGATTATTTTACATGTTTCGGTCACAACTAA
- a CDS encoding TM2 domain-containing protein encodes MENYGYTKTEGTQNPTPQNNMPYRSEKKIPAAILGILVGWLALNKFYLGYTKEGVIQLVLNIITFGAASIIPFIEGILYLFMSDKQFDDTYVYGRKGWL; translated from the coding sequence ATGGAAAATTACGGCTATACAAAAACAGAAGGCACACAGAATCCAACTCCTCAAAACAATATGCCTTACCGCTCGGAAAAGAAAATTCCGGCAGCGATACTGGGAATCCTTGTAGGCTGGCTGGCTTTAAATAAATTCTACCTGGGCTATACAAAAGAAGGAGTGATCCAGCTTGTTCTGAATATCATCACTTTTGGAGCTGCTTCTATTATTCCTTTTATTGAAGGGATTTTATACCTGTTCATGAGTGATAAGCAGTTTGATGACACGTATGTTTATGGGAGAAAAGGCTGGCTGTAG